The genomic window CTTTCCTTGTTCTTTAAGTTTCAAAATCAGGTCTCGGATGTCCATATGTGCAATTGGGTCAAGACCTGATGTAGGCTCGTCAAAGAAGAGTAGCTTGGGGTCATTTACAAGTGCTTGGGCTATACCAATTCTTTGAAGCATGCCTTTTGAATATTGGCTTAAGGGTTTGAACCTATCTGCGTAAAGCCCTACTGTTTTGAGGAGTTCTTCAACCCGGCGTTTTCGCGTATCAGCATCGAGGCCGAATAACCTGCCATAGAAGTCGAGAACCTCTTGCCCCGTCATGTATTCGTAGAAATAGGGGCTCTCCGGCAGGTAGCTTATTTCTTTTTTTGTCTCAATATCTCCTGCAGGCTTTCCTAGTACGAATGCTTGCCCGGCTGTAGGGTACGTGAGACCAAGAAGCATTTTGATTGTAGTTGTCTTTCCTGCGCCATTGGGGCCTAGAAAGCCAAATATTTCGCCTTCGTAAACCTCTAGGTTTAAGTTTTCAACTGCGTTGACAAGGCGTTTTGGCATATAAAGGCGGTAGGTTTTGGTGTAGCCCTCAATTTTGATTGCAACTCCCATGCATTACCTCCGAGTGGTTCCATAAAAACGGCAGCGAATGCTGCCGTGGCTCAGTATACAGAAGAGCTGATATAGTGTCAAGGCAAGTGGCGCCCTTGTATATAGCAGCTACCCCTTGGTTTTTCACTAGCGTTAGTTTAAGCTCTAGTATTACTACGGAATTTAATCACACTAGGTTCCTAAGTGGCGTTTTGGTGCTGCTGATAGACGATGTTGAAGCTGTTGGGTTATCGGTGACGCATAGCAACAAAGCA from Armatimonadota bacterium includes these protein-coding regions:
- a CDS encoding ABC transporter ATP-binding protein; translated protein: MGVAIKIEGYTKTYRLYMPKRLVNAVENLNLEVYEGEIFGFLGPNGAGKTTTIKMLLGLTYPTAGQAFVLGKPAGDIETKKEISYLPESPYFYEYMTGQEVLDFYGRLFGLDADTRKRRVEELLKTVGLYADRFKPLSQYSKGMLQRIGIAQALVNDPKLLFFDEPTSGLDPIAHMDIRDLILKLKEQGKTVFLSSHQLSDVEMVCDRISILNRGRLLKIGYLKDLLAHGKVEITAQGLGEQALAKLREAYPTLQTNNGSIVVHEEAGPKVDDAIDMIRQMNGRIISVIPQRRTLEDLFVETIREERR